TCTGAGGTAAAAGCACTCTCTTTAATAATTGATGATGATGGCAATTTAGCTGGTGACCTGACTGATGAGGAAGTTGCCAGTCTGCAATTCATGATAGAAGAAGAAAAAGTCGCCCGCGATGTTTATCTGGAAATGTTTGACGTTCATGACCTTCGTGTATTCGACAATGTTTCGAAAAGTGAACAGCGCCATATGGATGCCGTCCTTTTTCTGATTGATGGTTATAACGTTGTAAATCCGGCTTCCGATGAGCGTGGTGTATTCGTGAATCCAGATTTACAAAGCCTCTACGATACGTTAGTTGAACAAGGACGCGCTGGAATTGAAGAGGCACTGAAGGTCGGCGCGTTAATTGAAGAGACTGACATTGTCGATTTGAATAACTGGCTGGAAAAGGTAGAAAATGCCAACGTAGAAATAGTTTATGCCAATTTGCTAAAAGGTTCAACCAATCATCTTCGCGCATTCGTCCGCAATCTGGCTTCTTTGGGAATTACTTACGAGCCGCAGGTTATGGATGCCGATGCTTATGATGCGATTATCGGGCAATAATATTTTACCGCCCGCAACATTTCATCGATAAATATTTCAGGGCTTTCATTGAACACTGAGCTAATAGCTTTCTTCATAGGTTTGGAAATAAATAGCTGGCTATTGACGGTACTTGATATCATAGCAGCAGTCAGCTATTTTTTTGCTTAATCAACCTTGCATGCGAGTTTTATGTCTTGATTTCTATATGTTTTACAATACAATTTGAACGATCTAGCACTTTAATTATTAAATTCAGGAGAAACCGAACCCTCTCCTGTCGTTTAACTGACCAATGCTGATATTCCGATATGCGATGTGGAGAGGTAAAATTGCATTTAACCTAACTCACTTCCCATGTCGAAGCGAAGAAAAAAACGACCATCGGCGCAGCAACAAAAACAAGCACAAGCCGAACAACGAAAAAAATTTTACCGGAAAGTCAGGCATTTTTTCACTCTTATTGAAAAGGAACATCTATTCCGACAGATTTCCGAACGTGAATTGCAATACCTCTGGAAGTTGCGAATGCGTGCGCCAAAAATAAAACCGGAAGACGGTTGTTCTTTATCGGCAAAACATGCGAAAATGATGACCGAAGCTTTATATTATTATCTGGATGAATATAAAGTGGATATTTCAGATACTGATTATCAAATTAGCGCGTATGACTATCTGACTACAGGCCTGACTATTTATGCTTTTATTTTGCGAGAGCCAAATCCTAATTTTCCGAAAGGTGATAATTTTTTTGAGGAAATGCGACCAATTACGGAAAATCTGTTTGGTGACGAACTTGAGTTGCTGATAAAGACGTTAAAAACAAATCTGGGAATGATCTATGATGGAATTGATATCGATCATTATCCGGTTCAGTTCGAATGGAGAGGAGGGCAAAGTGCCCATCGGGGAGTGTTTGCTGCATTTATAGTTAGTAGGGTTGCAAATCCAGTCATTCATATCAAAACAGGTGGTTCACGGCGCCCTGCCTACCAGGTAGGTTTTGCTATCGAAGAATTTGTCCCGCTGAAACTTAAGGCTGAAGTACTACATCTCGAAACAGCAGAATATCCCGAACTATTAAATGTTTATATACAAAGTCATGCACTTCGCCGTTTGAGCGAGCGGGTGGATTTGTTAGCCCCGGGAGAGCTTCGCTGGTGTATGTATGACTCTCTCGCAGAACCAACGGTTATTCCGTATCGCCATCATTCCTATTTAATTGAGTATCGTGTACTGGGATATAAAATCGGTTATCTGGTTGCCGACTTAATGAAAAGGAAGATAATTATTCGGACTTTCCTTCTGGTTACGCAGTGCGGTACACCAGAAGAACAAAAATTGTGTTCGAATACCGGTTTGTCCAAAGAAGATATTGCTTATCTGAACTTATGTAAGTTGAGTTCATTTGTCAATTCCGATATTTATGAAAATCAAACATTAAAAGTAATGTTTGAAGAGGCTGGCTGCGGTCCTGTACTCGAATTTGCCAAAGACAAAGCTAAAAAACCAGCTAAAAAGATTCCCCGGGCTGAACAGATTTTGAACTACTTGAAAGCAGAACCGCCAATGTTGGAATTTGAGCTAAAAAGACATTATGCTCTCCGTAAAGAAGGAAAGTCATACATTGCTATTTTATAGTTTTTGTGGTGTGAACTGGCTCAAATCGTATATACCGAGTTTCTTTTCGAGATCGGCTACTTTTTCCACGACGCTTTCGAAGCCGTCCTGCCCGAATAGTTCGTGTTCTTTCTTTTCAAAATCTTCCCCCAACGAGTAAAATTCGTTTCTAGAGATAATCTTCCGTAAGGCAGGGAAAAGCACCGTGTCTTCCCGGGCTTCGTGCGGACGGTACATCGTATTGAATGATCGCAGCAACTCAATCATCTGTTTCGCATTGTCTTCATTCGAAAGGGAATTCATGTTCGCCAGTTGGATGATTTGGGCGGTTACGTCGCGACCAGCTTTGTGCTGTTTACGCAGCGTTGCAACTAAATCAGTCAGCAAGTTGGCCTTTTCGAAACGAGGGAACAGGTAGTTTTCCTCCAGCTTTTCGTGGTAATCCTCGATAAAATTCCGAATGATTTGGGCTGAGTTGTTGAGGACCGATACATCGAACGATTCGCCAGTGGACAAGTGTATTCGGCAGGTATCGTAGATAAGTAGAATCCGGTTCAGTGCGCCGTGTTCACGCATCAGGTCTTCCGGCGGAGCCACATCTTCGCCTTCTTCCTTTTCGCAACCCGGCAGGAGCCCCAAACCAGCTATTCCGGCAAGTGAGCCTAACAGCAGACCGTTTTTCATGAATTGGCGTCGTTCTTCATTCGGCTTTCCGAAAGGATGATTGGATGGTCGGTTGAATTTTTTCATGATTTCTGTTTTAATCGTTTTGATAATCGGTAATCGATGGAAATTTTGCCACTTCCGTAGAGAAGCAGATAGATAAGCAGCACTGTCATGGCAAAGTCCGTGCGGTATTCATGAGCAAAAGTCCAGAATCCTTCGTGCATCAGTATGGGCCATTTGGTAGCGACAAAAGCTGTTATCATGATGATGAGCAGTGGAATGGAGGCGATTCGGGTAAATAATCCCGGGAGGATGAGCAGAGCGGAGGCAGTCTCGAAGACAGCAGTGAGGTAAGCCCAGAATTCGGCATGGCTAAAACCAATTCTCACAAAACGGCCGGTTCCCAGGGCATCTGGGAAAAGAAACTTCTGGATTCCCTCCGACAGAAAAATGAGCCCGACAGTTAACCTGATGAGAAGTGCGCTGTTGTTGTGTACGGTTACGAGGAGGCGGTTAAGAAGGTTATTCTTTTCTGACATAGCAACATGGATGTTTTTCAACGACTGGTCAAATCGTTGTACGCAAGTTGCTTCAGGTGCGATTCATTGTCAGTGGTATAACAGGTTGGCAGGAGATCTGTTCAGATGTTAGTGTAATTATATATCAAGAGGACTGCGCACAGTGAATCGATTGTTGTTTAGTACTTGCTTGTAAACCATAGTATTCCGGATGTCTTTGTGTCCCAGTAATCGTTGAACCGTTTCGATGCAATAACCGTCTTCTAAAAGATGAGTGGCAAAGCTATGCCGGAAAGTATAACAGGAAACATGTTTGGAAATTCCGGTATGGCGTACCGCTTCTTTTACGGCTTTTTGCAGGTGATTTTCATGAATGTGGTGTTGGAAAAGCTTCTCTGAGCCATTCTCGGTACTCGGTTTCCCGGAAGGAAAAAGGTATTGCCAGTCCCATTCCATCGCTGCTTCGGGATGTGCTTTTTGGATAGGTTCCGGAAGGTTGGTACCTGCAAAGCCTGGGATTAATTTGTTTTCTTCGAATTGGATACTGATTTTTTGGATTTGTCTGGATAATCGTGGAATGAGCAGCGATGGCAACAAGGTCTTTCGTTCCATCTCGTTGTTTTCGTCCCGGACAATGATTTCTTCTTTCTCTATATTGATATCACGAATACGTAAGCGCAGACATTCGTTCAGTTTCAAACCACTGCCGTAAATTAACGACGCCATCAAACGGAACTCTCCCTGCAGGTCGTTCAGAATCTCCTGCACCTCTTCGCGAGTCAAAATCGTTGGTAGTTTTTTCTTGATTTTGAAATGTTTCGAATGGAAATCATCAAAGGGAATACTCAACACTTTGGTATACAGAAAAACAAGTGCATTGAGTGCCTGGTTGCGGGTCGAGGGGGAAACACTGCGCTTTTGGCTCAGGTAATCAAGGTATTCAGTTACTTCGGGGGCACCCATCTCCTTCGGGTGTTGCTTGTTGTTGAAGATGATGAAGCGGTATATCCAAGCCAGGTAACTCTTTTCGGTACTGCTGCTGAAATGGTTTTTGTGGATGATATCCCTGACTTCATCTAAAAACTCAGTGTGCTCCATGGGATAACCATTTTGTGCATATTACTACAAATCTAAGCTATTATCCATCAAAATGCTACGTTCTGACGATATATCTCATACTATGCTTTTTCATTAGTCTATTGATTGCCGCTGTTTAGTGTTGTAAATTTAATAGGTTCGTTAACAGTGTAATACGAACTAAAACGAGGAGGCGATATATGTCGAAACTGGTTGAGCATTTTAAAAAAGGCACATTCGAAGAACAATACTGGATACCGGCACATAACGAACGAAGAGAGTCATCTCTCTTCCGTAAGAACAAAAAACTGATACGTGATGAATGCGGAGCACCCTGTTGGGTATGTGGGAAAAAAGAAGACCGCGAAGTTCATCATGTTTTTGAATGGGCATTTTGGAATGCGCTTTCACCCCAAAAAGTAACCAATATTCTTAACGCAATAGAATTTTACGACGAAGACTACATCGCTTCCGTCGACAATCCTGAAAAACTACACCAGTATTTGACAGAACTTTCGAAAACCAAAAAATTTCTTGACACTCCCGATGATGCGCGTAACCTGGTGGTTCTGTGCCGGGAGCACCACCGGTTGAAATATACCGGCATCCATACCATCTCGTTCCCACTGTGGCTGGCTATTGCAGCTGTTCCTTCCGAAGGAGGAATCCTGACCCGCGAACAAATCACAACCGCAGTAGCCCGCGTTTCGAAAATTGACGAAGAGCTGGCATCGTATGCCGCGAACAATTACACACCTCACCGGCTGTAAAGTCTGCAGGTTTTGTCTTAGGTGCTTTGCTTCCGGAAGGTTGATAAGGGAATGTTTAACCAAAAGAAAGGAGTATGGATCATGCGTATCATGATGATTGTCCGAATGCCGCATTCAAAGTTCAATGCTGCAGTCCGAGACGGAAGCGTTGAGTCGAAAATGAAAACCATCCTGGACGAAACTAAACCGGAAGCAGCTTATTTTACTGAATTGGAAGGTTTGCGGGCTGTCGTTATTCAGGCTAACCTGGAAAAAGCTTCACGGTTCCTGCGCTGGCAGAGCCCTGGTTCCTGGCATTTGAAGCCAAAGTGGAGTTTCATGTGGTGATGAGCCCCGAAGAATTGGGACAGGCTCGTTTGGATAAGATAGGTTCTCGTTGGGCTTAGAAGCGTACTGGTCTATGTCCGAATATATACGCGATAAGAGAATTTTTATTTCAACAAATAACCAAAATAGATACACTATGAAAAAAAGGACACTGCTAGTTGGTTTAATGGTCGTTGTTATGTTCGGCCTTACAGCAAATGGTCTGTTTGCCCAATCGAAGAATTTGGCTAAGGTATATTATGTCAAGGTAAAAGACGGTGAAAGTGGAGCCTTTCAAAATGCCTTGAAGCAACACGCTCAATGGCGAATGGACAATGGCGATCCCTGGAACTGGAATATTTACCAGGTGGTAAACGGCAAGAACATGGGGGATTTCATTATTCGCTCAGGTGGTCATAGCTGGGCCGATTTCGACAACTACGAGGATTTTAATGCTAAGGGATCCGCTGAGTTTGTAAAGAATGTAAGCCCGTACATAGCCAAAATTACGAGCGAAATATCAGCCAATGATACGACGCTTGTGAACTGGTATCCAAATAACGACGAGGTGAATCTTATTCAGGTATATGCCTATAAGCTGAATCCCGGGCATGGAATGGATTTCTATAATGCCATTAAAGCGTATGGTGACGCGATTAAAAAGGAGGGGAGAAAGGACTATTATGGTGTCATCTGGAATGTTAACGGAGGTTCAGCATTGGTCGTTGATCTCGTTTTTCCCTATAAAAATTGGGCAGAAATGGAAGGACCGAAAGAGAAGTGGAGAGATTTTACCAAGCGTGTGTTGGGTGAGGAAAAAGCCAAAATGGTGCATGACAAACTTGTGAATAGTTATTCAGATGTTTATGGTTATGTGGTGCAATGGCGGAAAGATTTATCGGTGAAAGCAAAAGGTATGTAGAAAATAGAATTTCAGGACTCAGATGTGTAATTGAATCGATGAAAACAGGGCAGTGCTTTTATGTGCTGCCCTGTTTTATTTTTATACAAACATTTCTTCAAAGAAGTCAGCCATGGCTTTCCAGGCTCTTTTGCTTGATGTGGGTTGATAAAATAATCCTCTTTCGGGCGCGTTGGCTTTTGGATTGGTAAAGGCGTGGCCGGTATGTCCAAAGGCGTGCATCTGCCAGTCGGCCTTTCTTTCGGTCATTTCATTGGCGAATTCTACAAACATTTCTGGTTTTGCCAGTGGATCGTCCCAGCCATGAAGCACAAGTATGGAAGCCTTTATTGGGTTTTCTTCCGGAAGGCCGGGCTTATCAAACATGCCGTGAAGGCTAACAACACCTTTTACATCGGCTCCTGAACGAGCCAGGTCGAGGGCACATTTCCCGCCGAAGCAAAATCCAATAGCGCCTGTTTTATCTTCATCTACCTCCGGATGATCCCGCAGTGTTTTCAACGAAAGTTCCATGCGTTTCAGCAGCAAGGCGCGATCATTGTTGAACTCGGCCATTAGCTTAGCGGCTTCTTCCGGATTAGAAGCCCGGCGTCCTTTCCCGTAAATGTCGATAGCCATTCCAACGTAGCCCAGTTCGGCCAGTTCGACTGATTTTCCTGTTTCAAAATCAGATTGACCGCCGAAAGCATGGGCAATGAGAATGCCCGGTTTTTTCCCGTTAAGGGAATCGTCCCAACTGATTTTCCCTTCGAAGGTCTGGTCTGCATCGTGGTAAGTAATTGTTTCTGTCCGAATCATAATAACTTCGTTTTATCAGGAGTAATCTTTCCTCATAACGAGCAGTTGGCAAGCTAAGTTTCGGTGAGAGCGTTAAAGAGTATAAAAAAAGCCAGCGAAAGTGAATTCACTGGCCTTTGCCCCTAAATAGGGTATCGTCATAGGTAGGTAGTTGGTTTCGAATGGTTATTCTGTCAGTTGTTCCAGCATATCTTTGATGTTGCCCGGGGTCGACATGATTTTGGTGAAGATTCCCATGGTCAGGTCGGGGAATGAGAGCGCAATCCGGTACCGGCCGTGCAACATCAACACCTGGTTGCCGTCCACCAGCACTTCGTATGGCAGAAAAGCGGTATGCTTTGGTTGGCTAATGTCGATGGTCGGGAGGAAATCGCTTTCGCCGTCTTCTCCCGAAAGGGCAAATCCGTACAGGGTTAAATCCTTGCCGGGAATGGCCACTTTGTACACCTCTTTTACATTCGGCACGCCTTTATCGACTGATGAGTTGACTTTATTCAACGCTGTTTGGTAATTATCAAATTCACCCAGTTCTACCGTGTCGTCAAAGCGGGGCATCCCGATCATGTAGTGGTACTTGTGCAGGTCTTTTATCGACAATCCTTTTTCCGAGCCGAATGGTTTTCCCACGAAAGTGCCGGTCGCTTTCATGGCGCTTTCCAGGTGAGCTGTTAATGCGGCATAATCGGACGCTACTTTATTGTAATCATCGCGGAAGTATGCGTTTCCCCAATATTCCGGATTGGTATAAGTGACCAGCGTCTTGCCGTCTTCTTTCGTAATGGCTACGCGTAGTGTGGAAGCAAAGCCGGTGAGGCCGCCAACGGTTTCCACCGCTTTTTGCAACTCCGGCGATGTAACAACGAGCAGCCAGCGGTTGGCATCGGCAGCCGGTTCGTATTGTCCCACAACCTGAATGCCGTTTTGTTCCAGGTTCGTTGCCACTCTTCCTTTGAGGTCAGCCACGCTTTCGGCTGATTCAACCCCGAGGATGTAAGGTTTCAGATTTTGGGCTACGGCCAACTGGAAGGACAAGAAAGTCAGCAGGATAATTCCCGTAATTCTCATGATAGGTTTGATTTAAAGGTTATGATTTAGTTATCCATGTAAAAATATATTTAACCTTTTAAATAGTTATGTGATTTCATCATTACCCGCATGTGTTTGATAGCATAAGGTTATGGAAGAGTAGTAGAGTAGGAGTCCAACGCAGAATTTTTGCCCGTAGGGCATTAAGTATTGTAGGACGAAGCTGGTAAGGGGATTTGTTACTCCGGAGGAGTTACACAAAGAAAGAGTGTTATTCCTTTCGAAAATTGGCGGTGTAATTTCGTTTGTTACCGTGAATTTTGTCTAACGTGAATCCGGCATTTTCACAGAGTGCTTTAATTTCGGTGGTGCTCATTTTGTCCGGGTCGCCCGCAAGTTCCGAGATGGAGAGGATGCCTCCCTTTTTCAGTATCCTGAGGAACTCTTTGAGGTAAGCTTCCTGGTTTTCGACTTCACCAATAACAGTGACCAGGAAGATGCGATCGAAATATTCGTCGGGGAAAGGGAAAGTCTGGCCGTTGCAAAGCGAATACGATACGTTGGTAAGGCCCCGTTTGTCGACGCGCTTTTTGGCATAATCGAGCATTTCCTGCTGAATGTCGGCCAGTACCAGTTCGCCGTCGGGAATGGCTTTTGCCACTTTCACGCTAAAATAGCCCGGTCCGGGACCTACTTCCAGTACTTTGGACGATGGATTCAGTTCGAGTCGTTTGATGAGCTGCCTGGGCGAGAGAAACATATTCCGCAAGGGAATGAGCAGGGTAAAAGCCATTTCGTGGGGAAACACGCCTTTGCCGGCCAGCCTGCCGCCGATGTCCTTTTTCTCTCGTTTGCTCATGGCCTGAATATTCCGAAGTTTCAGGGGCGAAAGTTACAAAATTTTGTACGCAACAATTAAATGTTGCACAAAGAGAGATTTCTGAAAAAAGGGAAATGAAGAGATGTGCAATGCTTATCTTTTCACGAAGGTGAGAAGTTCAGTAGGAAAGCCAAAACAATGTTTACTGGCGAAATCGATGGTGAGTCGGCTACCGCTAATGGTGTATTTGTGTTTGGTGGGGGGTACCGCAATGAAAGATTCTCCAACGTACTGAATTTCTATTGAATCTTTTTCGAGTTGGTAACGATAGGGTTCGTGGATATTTTTGTTCGATTTGTAGAAAGTATCTTCATCCGTGAAATCGAGAATGTCTTCTGTGCTGGTCGATACCCACACACCCAGAATTTGTTTCTCCGGGGGGAGGTCATCGTTTTTTTTGCACCCCGGTTGTGCAGCGATGAATAAAAGTAATCCGAGCAGGATGGTTCTTCCAGTCATGGCGTTTCGTTTAGGTACCGGTAAGATGCGGGGATGAATGATTTCGTTGCGTGTATTTCTTGTGCCTGTTTTTCAGCGATTTTTGTGAAATCCTTTGGGTGATTAAAAGTTGGAGTAAACCAGATCGGGACTTCATTGAAAGAAGGTCCGGACTTTTTTTAAAAAAGACCGGACCTGATTGAAAGGAGATCGGTACCTTCTTCAAAAAAGATCCGGACCTTGTCGTGAAAAGATCCGGACTTTCTTGAAATTAGATCGGGACCTTGTTTTATTAAAGTCCCGAGGATAACCAATCAATTAACCTTTATATGCTATTCGGCGTGGTTGAGTTTGACGAATTCCGCGGCATTCAGTTCTTTACGGAACAGCTTTCCGGGGCGGAAAGCTACTTTAGCGCCTTCAATTAAACTACTGTTAAAATCCTCTTCGGTTTCGGCAGCCTGACTTTTGGCTATCAGGTTCATGGTGCCAAAATCACCCAGGTCGACAGTATAGCCGTCGGTTAGGGTTGTGGGAACAATTTGCAGGAAACCTTCGATAACCGATAATACATCCATTTCGTTGAGGGAAGAGCGGTCGGCAATTTGCTTGGCAATGTAGCGGTTGTTTCTGCGTCCTTTGCTGTTGATCGACGCATAATACTTGGGATCTGCGGTAATATTACCCGGATTTTTCCGCGGTATCACCTTGTAATTGATACTCATTTGGTTAAAAATTTAAGTTAGTAAAATAGGAGTCTATCCTGGTATTTGTCTCTTCAAGTTAGCATAATAACTATTTAGAGTCAATTTAAATTTTTAATGGTATGGATATTATGATTGAGTGAATAATGGACGAAGAGGTTTTATGGTCATTAATCGTTTTTTAGCTTTTCAAGGTGTCACCCGGATATACCTGATGGATGACTGGCCAGGATCAGCGCTGCCTGTCCCAAGTCCAAATGTATTATTGTCAATAAATTTCACTTCGTAGTCTTGTGTGGTATCCAGCCCGTATAGTGAAAACAATTGACTGGCGATTTTCTTTTCGGTCAGAACAAACTCAAAATTGGATGAGCGACCGATGCCGGTTACCCATGTATCTCCCACGTTGACAAACAAGTCGACATATTTGTTGTCATTTAGTTCTACAACTTTGCCCACGAAATTGCCGTTCTTATCCTCGGTGATTTTTATTTTAATTCCGTCAAACATGGTTCTCCCCTTGAGTTGCCACGTTCCCTTAAAATTGTCGATTGGGGTTTTATGAAGAAGATTTGAATCGCAACTAAAGAACAGAAAGCTAACGAGAATAATCGTGACAGCTTTCAAAACTATCGTTTGAGGCTTTTGTTTGAACATGAGCAACAAAGTATCAAGAGTGAAAAATCAAATTTGCTTTCCCAATTTATGAAAAATTAGGTTTGGGGTACTTGAACCGGGAAAATGTTTATGGGGGCTATTGTTTTCCGGAGCGAATCCCCATTTCCCGGTACACCGGTAAGATGCCTTCCCGGATTTTGGGAAGTTGGCGGGCAAACAGGAGGGCGCCCAGAACAACAGCCACACCGCCAATCGTTAACGTCAGCGGGGCACCGACGGCTTTCGCGACGGCTCCGGCAAACAAACTTCCGAAAGGCGCAGTGCCCATAAAAGCCATCGCATAAAAACTCATCACGCGGCCACGCTTGCTGTCGTCGACCACCGTTTGAATCACCGTGTTGCTGGAGGCCATCGTCAGCATCATTCCAAGGCCGGTAATGACCATCAGTGGCATCGACAACCAGAAAAACCGGGATTGCGAAAAGGCAATCAGTCCCAGTCCGAAAACGGCAGCTGCTGCCGGAATCAGTCGTTCCAGGCCAATCACATTCTTACGCGAAGCCAGGTACATGGCGCCTGTAATGGCTCCCAGCCCTGAAGCGCCCATCAGGAAACCAAAGGTATGTGAGTCGCCGTGAAGGACCTCTTTGGCAAATACCGGCATTAGTACATTGTAAGGCATGCCCATCAGGCTGACCAATGCCAGCAGCAGAATGATGGATTTGATGGGCGCAAAGCCAAACGTGTAGTGATAACCTTCCTTCAGTTCCTCGATGATGCGTGTCGTCTTTTTGCTGATTTGACGCGGAGTGACTTTCATATTCAGCAACGACGCGATGACCACCAGGTAACTCAGCCCGTTGATGAGGAAGCAAACACCTTCTCCGGTAACGGCAATCAACACGCCCGCAATGGAGGGGCCCAGTAATCGGGCACCGTTCACCATGGAGGAGTTCAGCGCAATGGCGTTGCCTAAATCCTGCTTCTTCTCCACCATCTCTATAACGAACGACTGCCGGGCGGGCACATCGAATGCATTGATGAGGCCAAGCAAAATGCTGAGGGCAATGATGTGCCAAACCTGGATGATGCCGAGAAAGAAAAGCAGCGCCAGGGTAAGTGCCTGCAGCATGGCGAGTACCTGGGTGGCAATCAGAATATGGTAGCGGTTCCGGCGGTCGGTAATAACACCGGCATAGGAGGCCAGCAGGAAAGTAGGGATTTGGCCGGCAAAGCCGACAACACCTAATAGAACTACTGAGCCGGTCAGGTGATACACCAACCAAGGCATGGCGATGCGCTGAATCCAGGTACCGATGAGTGAGATGCTTTGTCCCCCGAAGAAAAGCCGGTAATTGCGGTATTGCAGCGAACGAAAGGTATTCTTTAGTCCCTTCAGGGTTTTCGACCAATGTGTGTTTCCGGGTGTATGCATAGAGAAGAAGTTCCATTCTCCCGGTTGGTTCTTTAACGTAAAACACGAGATCTTTAAGCCGGGGAATGAAACCTCAAAATTAGTCATTCCCGCTTCATGTTGTCCTCAGGGGGCGTGCGTTTCATATTATGCTTTTGTTAATTGGCGATTCACCATGGGGAGAGTGAATTGAAAGTTTTTTACATAAAGTTGAATTAACGGTGAGAGCGTCTATTGGTCTGTTTTTTAATTGATAACATAATTGTTTATTCATGAAGACGGAAAGTGAGCCATTGGAAATTCTACTTGCTGCTGTTTTTTTTGCTTGAGATGTCGTATTTTTGGTTCAGAAGTTTCTGGTAGGATGTATTGTAGGAGCAAACAAAGTTTTGCCGGAAGCTTTGGATTAAGGAAACAAACGTACCTGGTTACCCAAATGTTCTGTTATCATTAATTTGGTAAACTATCCCGACGTGGGGTAGGTACAAGGCAATTTAGGAGTAAAATAGAGAATATGAAAAATTCTTATGCTTTCCGGCAGGCAATCCACCGACCGTTTTTCTGGCTGTTGTTAACCCTATTGGTTGCGTCCGCAACCAGTTGTCAGAAACAAACTCCTCAACCCGTCGATGTTGGCACGCCTCAGGCCCTTTATGGGCAATTATTTTACGATGTACAAAAGTCCGACATCTTCCCCGACAGTAAAACTTTCGTCGATTGTGTTCCGAAGGAATCTCCGGCGGAGATTCGAAAAGCCTATGAAACGGTTGCTGATAAGGATGATACTAAAGTGCTCAAGCAGTTCTTGGAGAAGCACTTCATTATCCCAACCTATCATCCAATCAGTAGTCCAGACACATTGCCTATCCGTGAACATATCCGGAATCTGTGGTCAGTATTGGCGCGGCAACCCGATGTGGCCCATTCAGGAACACTTATTCCGTTGCCTAACATGTATGTAGTGCCCGGCGGACGTTTCCGCGAAGTGTA
This Prolixibacter sp. NT017 DNA region includes the following protein-coding sequences:
- a CDS encoding MFS transporter — translated: MTNFEVSFPGLKISCFTLKNQPGEWNFFSMHTPGNTHWSKTLKGLKNTFRSLQYRNYRLFFGGQSISLIGTWIQRIAMPWLVYHLTGSVVLLGVVGFAGQIPTFLLASYAGVITDRRNRYHILIATQVLAMLQALTLALLFFLGIIQVWHIIALSILLGLINAFDVPARQSFVIEMVEKKQDLGNAIALNSSMVNGARLLGPSIAGVLIAVTGEGVCFLINGLSYLVVIASLLNMKVTPRQISKKTTRIIEELKEGYHYTFGFAPIKSIILLLALVSLMGMPYNVLMPVFAKEVLHGDSHTFGFLMGASGLGAITGAMYLASRKNVIGLERLIPAAAAVFGLGLIAFSQSRFFWLSMPLMVITGLGMMLTMASSNTVIQTVVDDSKRGRVMSFYAMAFMGTAPFGSLFAGAVAKAVGAPLTLTIGGVAVVLGALLFARQLPKIREGILPVYREMGIRSGKQ
- a CDS encoding hemerythrin domain-containing protein, which produces MKKFNRPSNHPFGKPNEERRQFMKNGLLLGSLAGIAGLGLLPGCEKEEGEDVAPPEDLMREHGALNRILLIYDTCRIHLSTGESFDVSVLNNSAQIIRNFIEDYHEKLEENYLFPRFEKANLLTDLVATLRKQHKAGRDVTAQIIQLANMNSLSNEDNAKQMIELLRSFNTMYRPHEAREDTVLFPALRKIISRNEFYSLGEDFEKKEHELFGQDGFESVVEKVADLEKKLGIYDLSQFTPQKL
- a CDS encoding dienelactone hydrolase family protein; protein product: MIRTETITYHDADQTFEGKISWDDSLNGKKPGILIAHAFGGQSDFETGKSVELAELGYVGMAIDIYGKGRRASNPEEAAKLMAEFNNDRALLLKRMELSLKTLRDHPEVDEDKTGAIGFCFGGKCALDLARSGADVKGVVSLHGMFDKPGLPEENPIKASILVLHGWDDPLAKPEMFVEFANEMTERKADWQMHAFGHTGHAFTNPKANAPERGLFYQPTSSKRAWKAMADFFEEMFV
- a CDS encoding DoxX family protein, whose translation is MSEKNNLLNRLLVTVHNNSALLIRLTVGLIFLSEGIQKFLFPDALGTGRFVRIGFSHAEFWAYLTAVFETASALLILPGLFTRIASIPLLIIMITAFVATKWPILMHEGFWTFAHEYRTDFAMTVLLIYLLLYGSGKISIDYRLSKRLKQKS
- a CDS encoding class I SAM-dependent methyltransferase, which gives rise to MSKREKKDIGGRLAGKGVFPHEMAFTLLIPLRNMFLSPRQLIKRLELNPSSKVLEVGPGPGYFSVKVAKAIPDGELVLADIQQEMLDYAKKRVDKRGLTNVSYSLCNGQTFPFPDEYFDRIFLVTVIGEVENQEAYLKEFLRILKKGGILSISELAGDPDKMSTTEIKALCENAGFTLDKIHGNKRNYTANFRKE
- a CDS encoding DUF2202 domain-containing protein, translated to MKKTSFFIAFLAIAALIIVTSCSENPSVSADEVQASEVKALSLIIDDDGNLAGDLTDEEVASLQFMIEEEKVARDVYLEMFDVHDLRVFDNVSKSEQRHMDAVLFLIDGYNVVNPASDERGVFVNPDLQSLYDTLVEQGRAGIEEALKVGALIEETDIVDLNNWLEKVENANVEIVYANLLKGSTNHLRAFVRNLASLGITYEPQVMDADAYDAIIGQ
- a CDS encoding integron integrase, with amino-acid sequence MEHTEFLDEVRDIIHKNHFSSSTEKSYLAWIYRFIIFNNKQHPKEMGAPEVTEYLDYLSQKRSVSPSTRNQALNALVFLYTKVLSIPFDDFHSKHFKIKKKLPTILTREEVQEILNDLQGEFRLMASLIYGSGLKLNECLRLRIRDINIEKEEIIVRDENNEMERKTLLPSLLIPRLSRQIQKISIQFEENKLIPGFAGTNLPEPIQKAHPEAAMEWDWQYLFPSGKPSTENGSEKLFQHHIHENHLQKAVKEAVRHTGISKHVSCYTFRHSFATHLLEDGYCIETVQRLLGHKDIRNTMVYKQVLNNNRFTVRSPLDI
- a CDS encoding HU family DNA-binding protein, giving the protein MSINYKVIPRKNPGNITADPKYYASINSKGRRNNRYIAKQIADRSSLNEMDVLSVIEGFLQIVPTTLTDGYTVDLGDFGTMNLIAKSQAAETEEDFNSSLIEGAKVAFRPGKLFRKELNAAEFVKLNHAE